One Paenibacillus sp. FSL H7-0737 DNA segment encodes these proteins:
- a CDS encoding Asp23/Gls24 family envelope stress response protein, whose amino-acid sequence MNEGTEQGLIHISDDVVTSIVGQVVLETPGIAGMSGSNISDNWAKRLGGKNVKKGLSVEVKEVDVAIDLRVIVNYGCVIQEVCYMLQKNVRNAVENMMGLSLVSVNVKVEKVALPV is encoded by the coding sequence ATGAATGAAGGAACGGAGCAAGGATTAATTCATATCTCAGATGATGTAGTCACATCGATCGTTGGACAGGTGGTTCTGGAAACGCCAGGTATTGCCGGGATGTCAGGAAGTAATATTTCGGACAACTGGGCCAAACGTTTGGGCGGTAAAAATGTGAAAAAAGGATTGTCTGTAGAAGTGAAGGAAGTAGACGTTGCCATCGACCTGCGGGTTATTGTTAATTACGGATGTGTGATTCAAGAGGTCTGTTATATGCTGCAAAAAAATGTGCGTAATGCTGTGGAGAATATGATGGGCTTGTCCCTTGTTTCGGTAAATGTGAAAGTTGAGAAGGTAGCCCTTCCAGTATAA